Proteins co-encoded in one Polaromonas vacuolata genomic window:
- a CDS encoding FtsX-like permease family protein produces the protein MASTLLRLLRQLSWRELLHHPWRNLAAVSAVMLGVALAFSVHLINASALSEFSQAVRAVNGQPDLELRAVQASFDETLYARVAAKTEVAMASPVLELASYAVDAQGQRVALRVLGLDALAVAQLAPALMPVPSEDSDRFALFAPGAVFLNPAARQALTGQAFKLQNGLQLESVYVAGSVSASGAALAVMDIGAAQELFGRSGQLTRIDVKLKPGVDHAAFIQSLQLPAGVTAAEPGDAAQRVSNLSRAYRVNLTVLALVALFTGAFLVFSVLSLSVAKRAQQFALLAVLGLRARELLALVLLESALLGLVGSAAGIALGSALAAVALKVLGGDLGGGYFAGVAPSLQWSGQAALVYGALGLASCLVGGWWPARAAQKLPPAQTLKGLGGAAPSQSSHWLSLALIASSGLLAMLPPIFGIPLAAYISVALLLLGGIGALPWLIALLYDRLSPWVSQRLLPMLAVERARRVRESAAIAVSGVVASLSLAVALTVMVTSFRDSVSQWLDVVLPADLYLRTAAPSGSAGAGETVFFSREFVTDLSGLPGVRKVSALRTTQLLLEPTQPAIALVARDLSEPAESLPLIANVLPVPTGQVGIYVSEAMVDLYGAKPGTVFPPLAAAFAQSIDKKPSTTVFFVAGVWRDYARQFGAIAIDLKDFQRLSGDTRINDLGLWLQPSADASSVEKSARQVADQRYGAASLIEFASTSQIRAISLKIFDRSFAVTYWLQGVAIAIGLFGVAASFSAQVLARRKEFGLLVHLGLTRRQILTVVAGEGAAWTVIGSLAGLLLGLAVAVVLVKVVNPQSFHWTMDLVLPWLRLTALCAAVIAAGTLTAWLAARSAAGRDAVLAVRQDW, from the coding sequence ATGGCCAGCACTTTGCTGCGCCTGTTGCGTCAACTGTCTTGGCGCGAGTTGCTGCATCACCCGTGGCGCAATTTGGCCGCTGTCTCAGCCGTGATGCTGGGCGTGGCGTTGGCGTTTTCTGTGCACCTTATTAACGCCTCTGCGCTGAGTGAATTCTCGCAAGCAGTACGCGCTGTGAATGGTCAGCCTGACTTGGAATTGCGCGCCGTGCAAGCCAGTTTTGACGAGACGCTGTATGCCCGCGTCGCCGCCAAAACCGAAGTGGCTATGGCCAGTCCGGTATTGGAGTTAGCCAGTTATGCGGTCGACGCCCAAGGCCAACGCGTAGCGCTGCGGGTGCTCGGCTTAGACGCGCTGGCCGTGGCACAACTCGCACCCGCTTTGATGCCAGTGCCTAGCGAAGACAGTGACCGTTTTGCACTATTCGCACCCGGCGCAGTATTTTTAAATCCGGCAGCAAGACAAGCGTTAACAGGCCAAGCATTCAAACTGCAAAACGGTTTGCAGCTTGAATCGGTTTATGTGGCTGGGAGCGTCAGCGCTAGCGGCGCAGCCTTGGCAGTGATGGACATTGGCGCGGCGCAAGAGCTGTTTGGCCGCAGCGGTCAGCTCACGCGGATTGACGTCAAGCTCAAACCTGGTGTCGATCACGCAGCATTCATTCAATCATTGCAATTGCCCGCTGGTGTGACGGCAGCAGAGCCGGGAGACGCAGCACAGAGGGTGAGTAATTTGTCACGCGCCTACCGAGTTAACCTGACGGTATTAGCGCTGGTGGCGCTGTTTACCGGTGCATTTTTAGTCTTTTCTGTGCTCTCTCTCAGCGTGGCAAAACGCGCGCAGCAGTTCGCACTGCTGGCAGTGTTGGGGCTGCGTGCACGTGAGTTATTGGCGCTGGTGTTGCTTGAATCCGCACTACTAGGCTTAGTCGGCAGCGCCGCTGGTATTGCGCTGGGTAGCGCATTGGCAGCTGTCGCACTCAAGGTCTTAGGGGGTGACTTAGGCGGTGGTTATTTTGCTGGCGTAGCGCCTTCGCTGCAGTGGAGCGGCCAAGCCGCTTTAGTTTATGGCGCGCTGGGCTTGGCCTCTTGTTTAGTCGGCGGTTGGTGGCCAGCGCGGGCCGCGCAAAAACTGCCACCGGCGCAAACGCTTAAAGGTTTGGGTGGTGCAGCGCCTAGCCAAAGCAGCCACTGGTTAAGTCTGGCCTTGATCGCCAGCAGCGGTTTACTCGCTATGCTGCCGCCAATATTTGGCATACCGCTGGCAGCTTATATCTCGGTGGCTTTGCTGCTGCTGGGCGGCATTGGCGCATTGCCTTGGTTAATTGCCTTGCTTTACGACCGACTCAGCCCATGGGTTTCACAGCGCTTGCTGCCCATGTTGGCGGTCGAGCGCGCCCGCCGCGTGCGCGAGAGCGCAGCGATCGCCGTGAGTGGCGTGGTCGCATCGCTTAGTCTGGCAGTGGCGTTAACCGTCATGGTCACCAGCTTTCGTGATTCCGTCAGCCAATGGTTGGACGTAGTTTTACCGGCTGATTTATACCTGCGCACGGCAGCGCCTTCTGGCTCTGCTGGGGCCGGAGAAACGGTTTTTTTCAGCCGCGAATTCGTCACCGATTTAAGCGGTTTGCCGGGCGTTCGCAAAGTCAGCGCACTGCGAACTACGCAGTTATTGCTTGAGCCGACGCAACCCGCAATTGCGCTGGTTGCACGTGACTTAAGTGAACCAGCAGAGAGCTTGCCGCTGATAGCAAACGTCTTGCCGGTGCCAACCGGACAGGTGGGGATTTACGTCAGTGAAGCCATGGTTGACTTGTATGGCGCAAAGCCCGGCACAGTGTTTCCCCCATTGGCGGCGGCTTTCGCACAATCGATAGATAAAAAGCCAAGCACCACGGTATTTTTTGTCGCCGGCGTGTGGCGCGACTATGCGCGGCAGTTCGGTGCGATTGCGATTGACCTGAAAGACTTTCAGCGCTTAAGCGGCGACACCCGAATCAACGACTTAGGTCTCTGGCTGCAACCTAGTGCCGACGCTAGCAGTGTTGAAAAATCAGCCCGGCAAGTAGCCGACCAACGCTATGGTGCAGCTAGCTTGATTGAGTTTGCCTCGACGAGTCAGATACGCGCTATTTCCCTGAAGATTTTTGACCGCAGTTTTGCCGTGACGTATTGGCTGCAAGGTGTGGCGATTGCGATTGGCTTATTTGGTGTGGCAGCGAGTTTTAGTGCGCAAGTATTGGCGCGGCGAAAAGAGTTTGGCCTATTAGTTCACCTAGGCCTAACGCGTCGGCAAATTCTGACGGTGGTCGCCGGCGAGGGCGCGGCTTGGACGGTGATAGGCAGCTTGGCCGGATTACTTTTGGGCTTAGCGGTGGCGGTGGTGTTGGTCAAAGTGGTGAACCCACAAAGCTTTCATTGGACTATGGATTTGGTTCTGCCTTGGTTGCGGCTGACCGCGCTGTGTGCAGCGGTGATTGCGGCTGGCACATTAACCGCTTGGCTGGCTGCACGTTCAGCCGCCGGGCGGGATGCGGTACTCGCAGTCCGGCAAGACTGGTAA
- a CDS encoding lipocalin-like domain-containing protein — protein MHAGLSSLAGFYGLTATSLVQALPAKTLVFPRDRGAHPDFKTEWWYITGQASSGQRQFGFQLTFFSARVDGTAAMKSKFAAQQLLFAHAAISDIEGKKIWHDQRIARAGFGIASASQTDMSVLLRDWSLSAEGGRYKANLPAIGFGLALEFKETQPMLLQGNQGLSRKGPDERQASYYYSQPQLAASGVLQLQGKNFEVKGKAWLDHEWSEEVLAPTAVGWDWIGMNLDDGSALTAFRLRDKDGGTVWDGGSSRTASQELRIFKRGEVVFTALKTWRSPLSQITYPVQWQIKTPNANYTVRALIDAQELDSRQSTGSIYWEGLSELLDAKGQRLGLGYLEMTGYGQALQM, from the coding sequence ATGCACGCCGGCCTGAGTTCACTGGCAGGGTTTTATGGTTTGACGGCGACAAGTTTAGTGCAAGCCTTACCAGCTAAGACCTTGGTGTTCCCGCGTGACCGCGGTGCACATCCTGACTTTAAAACGGAGTGGTGGTACATCACTGGTCAGGCCAGTTCAGGTCAAAGGCAATTTGGTTTTCAGCTGACTTTTTTCAGCGCCCGAGTTGACGGCACTGCGGCCATGAAGTCTAAGTTTGCAGCCCAGCAATTGCTTTTCGCACATGCCGCCATCAGCGACATAGAAGGCAAAAAAATCTGGCACGACCAACGCATTGCGCGTGCCGGTTTCGGCATTGCCAGTGCCAGTCAAACCGATATGTCGGTGTTGCTGCGCGACTGGTCGTTAAGCGCTGAAGGCGGACGCTACAAAGCCAATTTACCGGCCATCGGCTTCGGCTTAGCGCTGGAATTTAAGGAAACCCAACCCATGCTGCTGCAAGGCAATCAAGGCCTGTCGCGCAAGGGGCCAGACGAGCGTCAAGCCAGTTATTACTACAGCCAGCCGCAACTAGCGGCCAGCGGAGTGCTGCAACTGCAGGGAAAAAATTTCGAGGTCAAAGGCAAAGCTTGGCTAGACCATGAGTGGAGCGAAGAAGTGCTAGCGCCGACGGCAGTCGGCTGGGATTGGATAGGTATGAATTTAGACGACGGCAGCGCACTGACCGCGTTTAGGCTGCGCGACAAAGACGGCGGCACGGTATGGGATGGCGGCTCCTCTCGCACAGCGAGCCAAGAACTGAGAATTTTCAAGCGCGGCGAGGTGGTTTTTACAGCGCTTAAAACCTGGCGAAGTCCGCTCAGCCAAATTACTTATCCGGTGCAGTGGCAAATAAAAACACCAAACGCCAACTACACCGTGCGCGCACTGATAGACGCGCAAGAGCTAGACAGCCGCCAATCAACCGGTTCGATTTACTGGGAAGGTTTGAGCGAGCTGCTTGATGCCAAAGGCCAGCGTTTAGGCTTGGGTTATTTGGAGATGACGGGCTATGGGCAGGCGCTGCAAATGTAG
- a CDS encoding helix-turn-helix domain-containing protein, which yields MDYLISISDQLTPQLRSMRKARKLNQAELGRKLGLSQSRIAAIERNPAAVSAGQLLEILKVLGVALVLRDLQAPAVSTSTAPKLLDSYPKGEW from the coding sequence ATGGACTATTTGATCTCAATTTCTGACCAACTCACACCTCAACTGCGCTCAATGCGCAAAGCTCGCAAGCTAAACCAGGCCGAACTGGGTCGCAAACTCGGACTTTCGCAGTCGCGCATCGCGGCGATAGAGCGCAATCCTGCGGCGGTCAGTGCCGGCCAGCTGTTAGAAATTTTGAAGGTTTTAGGCGTCGCTCTGGTTTTGCGCGATCTACAAGCACCGGCTGTCTCGACCTCTACAGCGCCCAAACTATTGGACAGCTACCCCAAAGGTGAATGGTGA
- a CDS encoding type II toxin-antitoxin system HipA family toxin yields MNARSLSIWMNGEFVGTWSIGRTGNHQLDYAPEWRASIRSRPLSLSLPFTANNRLEGDAVRNYFDNLLPDSQSIRERISRRISLRLSTKDTAAFTLLQAIGRDCVGAVQLLPVGASPEGFDEINYALLSNEQIEKHLAALGSAAGAGNQDDEQDFRLSIAGAQEKTALLQVAGQWCRPLGATPTTHILKPAIGITQGRNLDMRHSVENEWLCMQIAQELGLPVAKCEMQNFGHRRVLVVERFDRKHQQESITRLPQEDFCQAKGLSNDQKYEQNGGPSMETCLEVLKGGEAFHEDGRCFLCAQLLFWFLAAIDGHGKNFSLFMLPGGRYRMTPLYDVHSAWPLIGTGPNCLAYKETKLAMAVHSKTAHYKLSEIQTRHWQALATRSTVDGAWEAMLDMTQGLDAALKQVEQRLPTDFPVKLANSLFHGVRRHIKQFNIGLARAGKAAESDSNTSEKIL; encoded by the coding sequence ATGAACGCGCGTTCACTTTCTATTTGGATGAACGGGGAATTTGTCGGCACTTGGAGCATAGGCCGCACCGGTAATCACCAACTCGACTATGCGCCCGAGTGGCGTGCATCAATACGCAGCCGACCGCTGTCCTTGTCACTACCCTTCACAGCAAACAACCGATTAGAAGGCGATGCGGTAAGAAACTATTTCGACAATTTACTACCGGACAGCCAGAGTATCAGGGAGCGTATCAGCCGGCGTATCAGCTTGCGTTTAAGCACCAAAGACACAGCTGCGTTCACGCTACTACAAGCCATAGGACGGGACTGCGTGGGCGCTGTGCAGTTGCTGCCAGTCGGCGCTAGCCCAGAGGGCTTTGACGAAATCAACTACGCGCTACTTTCAAACGAGCAAATCGAAAAGCATTTAGCCGCCTTGGGTTCTGCTGCCGGCGCAGGAAATCAGGACGACGAGCAAGACTTTCGTTTGTCGATTGCTGGCGCACAAGAAAAAACCGCCTTACTGCAAGTAGCCGGCCAGTGGTGCAGACCTCTAGGCGCTACACCGACCACTCACATACTCAAGCCGGCCATTGGAATAACGCAAGGGCGCAACTTGGATATGAGGCATTCGGTAGAGAACGAATGGCTTTGCATGCAAATTGCGCAAGAACTTGGTTTGCCGGTGGCTAAATGCGAAATGCAGAACTTTGGCCATAGGCGTGTGCTGGTGGTCGAACGCTTTGACCGAAAGCACCAACAAGAATCGATTACCCGTTTACCGCAAGAAGATTTTTGCCAAGCCAAAGGTTTGTCCAACGACCAAAAGTACGAACAAAACGGCGGACCTAGTATGGAGACATGCTTAGAAGTTCTTAAAGGTGGCGAGGCTTTTCATGAAGATGGCCGATGCTTTTTGTGTGCCCAATTATTGTTTTGGTTTTTGGCGGCTATCGACGGCCATGGCAAGAATTTTTCTCTGTTTATGCTGCCTGGCGGACGCTATCGGATGACGCCTTTATACGATGTGCACTCAGCCTGGCCACTGATTGGCACAGGGCCAAATTGCCTTGCCTACAAAGAAACAAAGTTAGCCATGGCTGTGCACAGCAAGACGGCACATTACAAGCTCTCGGAAATCCAAACGCGCCACTGGCAAGCACTGGCCACGCGTAGCACCGTTGATGGCGCATGGGAGGCCATGCTGGACATGACGCAAGGTTTAGACGCAGCGCTTAAGCAGGTTGAGCAGCGCTTACCCACTGACTTTCCCGTGAAGTTGGCAAACAGCCTATTTCATGGCGTTAGGCGCCACATAAAACAGTTCAATATTGGACTCGCACGTGCGGGAAAAGCAGCTGAATCTGACTCAAATACATCAGAAAAGATACTTTGA
- a CDS encoding helix-turn-helix domain-containing protein, with the protein MKTKIIDGVEVHIGSGNIFADLELADADKLKIKTGLVIEIRKALRNLDLTQQDAAKRMGITQPKVSDMMRGDLSNLSERKLMDCLTRLGFDIEISVRPAKTLIGHLMLSTH; encoded by the coding sequence ATGAAAACTAAAATCATAGATGGCGTTGAAGTACACATTGGCTCTGGCAATATATTTGCTGACCTTGAGCTTGCCGATGCAGACAAACTCAAAATTAAAACAGGCTTGGTGATTGAGATCAGAAAAGCCCTGCGCAATCTGGATTTGACCCAACAAGATGCGGCTAAACGCATGGGTATCACCCAACCCAAGGTATCGGACATGATGCGCGGCGACTTGAGTAATTTGTCCGAACGAAAATTGATGGATTGCTTGACTCGGCTAGGCTTTGATATTGAGATTTCAGTGCGACCTGCCAAAACCTTAATCGGGCATTTGATGCTGTCTACTCACTAA
- a CDS encoding type II toxin-antitoxin system RelE/ParE family toxin — protein MLTNEKPLRWIGSSYKDLMALPADVRSFFGFALSLAQASDKHDSAKVLKGFGGAGVLEVVDSDVGGTYRAVYSVKFFEAVFVLHCFQKKSKCGIATPKEDMDIIYARLKVAETFIKELRK, from the coding sequence ATGCTCACAAACGAAAAACCTCTCCGATGGATTGGTAGCAGCTACAAAGATTTAATGGCTTTACCTGCTGATGTGCGGAGCTTTTTCGGCTTTGCGTTGTCATTAGCTCAGGCTAGTGATAAACATGACTCGGCCAAGGTTCTCAAAGGCTTTGGCGGTGCTGGTGTGCTTGAAGTGGTGGATAGCGATGTGGGTGGTACTTACCGTGCTGTGTATAGCGTCAAATTTTTTGAGGCAGTGTTTGTTCTTCACTGCTTTCAAAAAAAGAGTAAGTGCGGTATTGCTACGCCCAAGGAGGACATGGACATCATTTATGCCCGGCTAAAAGTTGCCGAGACATTTATAAAAGAGTTGCGAAAATGA
- a CDS encoding RES family NAD+ phosphorylase: MISVWRIGYCPRPQPPDKAILSSLGHGSTLGNGRWHTKGQLQIVYAGASRALCQLEKRVHCNGANPANQVLMRLDIPEAAPIHDIKKLGLLDNWRSSEAITQSLGLDWLASGASLGLWVPSYLEPEDKILLINPAHHLYSAIELSVERNPFTFDPRLFAT; encoded by the coding sequence TTGATCTCAGTCTGGCGAATCGGCTATTGCCCTAGGCCCCAACCACCAGACAAAGCAATTTTGTCTTCTCTAGGTCACGGCTCAACCTTGGGCAATGGCCGCTGGCATACCAAGGGTCAGTTGCAAATAGTTTATGCCGGCGCGTCTCGGGCGCTGTGCCAACTTGAAAAACGTGTCCATTGCAACGGGGCAAATCCAGCCAATCAAGTGCTCATGCGGCTCGATATTCCCGAGGCTGCGCCAATCCACGATATCAAGAAATTGGGCTTGCTTGATAACTGGCGCAGCAGCGAAGCGATCACGCAATCATTGGGTTTAGATTGGCTCGCCAGTGGTGCTAGTTTGGGACTTTGGGTGCCGTCCTACCTTGAGCCTGAAGACAAAATATTGCTCATCAACCCGGCTCATCATTTGTACAGCGCTATCGAGCTGAGCGTAGAACGCAATCCGTTTACTTTTGATCCGCGTTTGTTTGCGACCTAA
- a CDS encoding antitoxin Xre/MbcA/ParS toxin-binding domain-containing protein yields the protein MTNLIAIHRTLSGKPRRLELSTIWQLILGHDAALKSARTQVASRPLQGFKLGNDEAYKILKVGITSKALEPVGDFMGLSKSLMANYLDLDRGTVTRLAAKDQILPTHAAENVLRLLELDGMAAETFETEAEASAWLNRPHPMLDGETPLAVAMNSFGAQRVKDILLAIKYGGAA from the coding sequence ATGACCAATCTAATCGCCATCCACCGAACACTCAGTGGTAAACCCAGAAGACTAGAGCTCTCGACCATCTGGCAATTGATTTTGGGCCACGACGCGGCGCTCAAATCGGCGCGTACCCAAGTGGCATCACGCCCGCTGCAAGGCTTTAAACTTGGCAATGACGAGGCCTACAAAATCCTTAAAGTAGGGATTACTAGCAAGGCCTTAGAGCCAGTCGGTGATTTCATGGGTTTGAGTAAATCGCTGATGGCGAACTACCTTGATCTTGACCGTGGAACAGTCACTCGACTGGCGGCAAAAGATCAAATCCTGCCTACGCATGCAGCTGAAAATGTATTGCGCTTATTAGAACTGGACGGCATGGCGGCCGAGACTTTCGAGACCGAAGCGGAGGCATCCGCATGGCTAAATCGCCCGCACCCCATGCTGGACGGCGAGACACCTCTGGCTGTGGCGATGAATTCATTCGGCGCGCAGCGGGTTAAAGACATTTTGCTGGCGATTAAATATGGCGGCGCTGCTTGA
- a CDS encoding DHA2 family efflux MFS transporter permease subunit — MALVPAPANPPQAAPKPAPYVAPPPLTGTARILGTLALSAATFMNVLDTSIANVSLPAIAGDLGVSPNQGTWVITSFAVSTAIAVPLTGWLSQRFGQVRLFVTSIMLFVLTSWLCGLAPNMGTLIFFRILQGLVAGPMIPLSQALLLSSYPKALAGLAMALWSMTTLVAPVIGPLLGGYITDNISWPWIFYINIPVGFAAAFITWRIFQNRESPTRKLPIDSIGLALLVVGVGSLQIMLDKGKELDWFHSGEVIALAIIAVVGLIAFVIWELTEEHPVVDLTLFKRRNFWAGTLSLSIGYGLFFGNVVLLPLWLQQFMSYTATQAGWVLAPVGLMALLLSPVVGKTISKVDPRRYAVFAFLVFALVLWMRSRFSTQADFETIMIPTVIQGVAMAFFFIPLLTITLSGLSPDRIAAASGLSNFVRITAGSFGTSIATTVWEQRAAVHHAQLSEYVNQGSLAANSAIDGLRSSGLGMQQALASINRMVDQQSYTLAANDVFYASAVIFLMLIPVVYLTRPGKPDAASGDAAAGAH; from the coding sequence ATGGCTTTAGTTCCTGCACCTGCTAATCCGCCTCAGGCCGCGCCAAAACCGGCCCCGTACGTGGCGCCGCCGCCATTAACGGGTACAGCCCGTATTTTGGGTACGCTTGCCTTGTCGGCAGCGACCTTTATGAATGTGCTGGACACCTCGATTGCGAATGTGTCTTTGCCAGCTATTGCTGGTGATTTGGGTGTCAGTCCCAACCAAGGCACTTGGGTGATCACCAGTTTCGCGGTCTCGACCGCGATTGCTGTACCCCTGACTGGTTGGTTGTCCCAGCGCTTTGGTCAAGTCAGACTTTTTGTCACCAGCATCATGTTGTTTGTGCTGACTTCCTGGCTTTGTGGACTGGCGCCCAACATGGGCACTTTGATATTTTTTCGTATTTTGCAAGGCTTGGTGGCTGGCCCCATGATTCCGCTGTCGCAAGCCTTGCTGCTGTCTAGCTATCCCAAGGCCTTGGCCGGGCTGGCAATGGCGCTCTGGTCTATGACCACTTTGGTTGCACCGGTGATCGGGCCGCTGCTTGGTGGTTATATTACCGACAACATTTCTTGGCCTTGGATTTTCTACATCAATATACCGGTCGGCTTTGCCGCGGCTTTCATTACCTGGCGTATTTTTCAGAACCGCGAAAGCCCAACGCGCAAGCTGCCGATTGACTCTATCGGCTTAGCGCTGCTGGTAGTGGGTGTGGGCTCGCTGCAAATCATGCTGGACAAGGGCAAAGAGTTGGACTGGTTCCATTCTGGCGAGGTGATTGCGTTGGCCATTATTGCTGTGGTGGGACTGATTGCCTTCGTTATTTGGGAGCTCACGGAGGAGCATCCCGTGGTCGATCTGACCTTGTTTAAACGCCGTAATTTCTGGGCCGGCACGCTCTCGCTGTCCATCGGTTACGGCTTGTTTTTCGGCAATGTGGTGTTGCTGCCGCTGTGGTTGCAGCAGTTTATGAGTTACACCGCAACACAGGCTGGCTGGGTGCTGGCACCCGTGGGTTTAATGGCTTTGTTGCTGTCTCCCGTGGTGGGTAAAACCATTAGCAAGGTTGATCCACGCCGTTATGCCGTGTTTGCGTTTTTAGTGTTCGCGCTAGTGCTGTGGATGCGGTCTAGGTTCAGCACGCAGGCAGATTTTGAAACCATCATGATTCCAACCGTGATTCAAGGCGTGGCAATGGCGTTTTTCTTCATTCCGCTGCTGACCATTACGCTTTCAGGTTTGTCGCCGGATCGAATCGCTGCAGCGTCTGGTTTGTCGAACTTTGTGCGTATTACCGCCGGCTCTTTTGGTACCTCTATCGCCACCACAGTTTGGGAACAGCGTGCCGCCGTTCATCATGCGCAGTTAAGTGAATATGTGAACCAAGGCAGTTTGGCGGCTAACAGTGCTATTGATGGTTTGAGAAGCTCTGGCTTGGGCATGCAACAAGCTTTGGCCAGCATTAACCGTATGGTCGATCAGCAGTCTTACACGCTGGCCGCGAATGACGTTTTTTATGCTTCTGCGGTTATCTTTTTGATGCTGATACCGGTGGTTTATTTGACTCGACCGGGCAAGCCGGATGCCGCAAGTGGTGATGCGGCGGCTGGCGCGCATTGA
- a CDS encoding efflux RND transporter periplasmic adaptor subunit has product MNTPAYPAPPATPATGNPKRKKALTALAAVVIVGAVGWSIYEYMVARHYESTDNAYVQGNVILITPQISGTVMAIMADDTDFVKAGQPLVQLDPADATVALDQAKAALAQAVRQVRTLFANNGALAAQVTLRQADVTRVSSDVLRAQNDLQRRQSLVGNGAVSKEELSHAQTRLLETQSQVAAAQAGVLAAREQLASNQALTEGTSIDQHPAVMIAAAKMREAFLTTQRAALLAPVDGYVAKRTVQLGQRVAAGTPMMSIIPLKNVWVDANFKEVQLRDIRIGQPVKLVADLYGKKIEYKGLVAGLGVGTGAAFALLPAQNATGNWIKVVQRVPVRITLDAEQLQANPLRVGLSMLAEINISNTDGKRLADEPRSADAALSQAFSASNDQAEQSVQRVIAANAGENYVATVASTAVKPGLSAKPVLKAVSKTVPKSSAAKAAIKPVASAS; this is encoded by the coding sequence ATGAACACACCCGCCTACCCAGCTCCTCCTGCTACTCCAGCCACCGGTAACCCAAAGCGTAAAAAAGCCCTGACCGCGCTAGCCGCCGTCGTCATTGTGGGCGCAGTGGGTTGGTCGATTTACGAATACATGGTGGCTCGCCACTATGAGTCCACCGACAACGCCTACGTGCAGGGCAATGTGATCTTGATCACGCCTCAGATAAGCGGCACGGTGATGGCCATCATGGCTGATGACACTGATTTTGTTAAAGCCGGCCAGCCGCTGGTGCAACTCGATCCGGCCGATGCCACCGTCGCACTGGATCAGGCCAAGGCCGCGCTGGCTCAAGCAGTGCGTCAAGTGCGCACACTGTTTGCTAATAACGGCGCTTTAGCGGCGCAAGTCACGCTACGTCAAGCAGATGTGACGCGGGTAAGCAGCGATGTACTGCGGGCTCAGAATGACTTGCAGCGCCGCCAGTCCTTAGTCGGCAATGGAGCGGTATCCAAAGAAGAGTTAAGCCATGCTCAAACCCGCTTACTGGAGACCCAAAGCCAAGTCGCTGCGGCTCAAGCCGGTGTGCTAGCCGCGCGCGAGCAACTCGCCAGCAACCAAGCCCTGACCGAGGGAACCAGCATTGACCAACATCCCGCCGTGATGATCGCAGCTGCCAAAATGCGCGAAGCATTTCTGACCACCCAGCGCGCGGCATTGCTAGCGCCGGTGGACGGCTATGTCGCCAAGCGCACGGTTCAGCTTGGTCAGCGCGTGGCGGCTGGCACACCCATGATGTCCATCATCCCGCTCAAAAATGTTTGGGTCGATGCCAACTTTAAAGAAGTTCAGTTGCGCGACATTCGGATTGGTCAGCCGGTTAAGTTGGTGGCCGATTTGTACGGAAAGAAGATCGAGTACAAAGGATTGGTTGCCGGCTTAGGCGTTGGAACGGGTGCAGCGTTTGCTTTGCTGCCCGCACAAAACGCGACGGGCAACTGGATCAAAGTCGTGCAGCGCGTGCCGGTACGTATCACGCTAGACGCCGAACAGTTGCAAGCTAATCCGCTGCGTGTGGGTTTGTCTATGCTGGCCGAAATCAATATCAGCAACACCGATGGCAAGCGCTTAGCAGATGAGCCGCGCAGCGCTGATGCCGCACTCAGCCAAGCCTTTTCCGCCAGCAACGACCAAGCCGAGCAATCCGTGCAGCGCGTGATTGCGGCTAATGCGGGTGAGAACTATGTCGCGACAGTAGCCAGCACAGCGGTCAAGCCAGGCCTTAGCGCTAAGCCCGTCCTGAAGGCGGTGTCCAAGACAGTACCCAAGTCCTCTGCTGCCAAAGCTGCAATTAAGCCGGTTGCCAGCGCGTCCTGA